The following nucleotide sequence is from Carassius carassius chromosome 16, fCarCar2.1, whole genome shotgun sequence.
GACATGATTTGGAAAGGcgcacacacacctgtctatataaagtTTAACAGCTGAAATGGATGTCAGAGCAAAAACTAAGCCATGAGGTTAAAGGAATAGCCTGCACACCTGAGAGACTGGATTGTGTTGAGACAGATCTAAAGAAGTCTacaattaaattctgctctgttgAAGGTTCACAGGAGCTtttggcctccataatccttaatgGATGATGTCTGAAACAATCAGGACTCTTCCTAGATCTAGCCTCCTGGCCAAACTGATCAAGACACTGGTGTTCACTTTGGTTGAGCTCCGTGATCTTAAATGGAGATGGGAGAAACTTACAGGACAAATATCACTGCGACACTCCACCAATCTGGGCTCGACAGCAACCTGACCAAACTCAAGCTTCTCCTcagtaaatttaattttttatttacaaaaatacaccTGAATAACTCTcagactacaaaaaaaaaaatctctggtctgatgaacctcaaCTCCTTGTTTATGTCTGAGGGAAACGAAGCACGTTTATCACCGTCATTATAACATCCTAACGGTGAAGCATGAAGGCGACAGCATCATGCAGTGAGGTGTTTCTCAGAGGTAGGGACTGGGGAAGTGAtcagagaagacagaaagctgaaTGAAGATAAATACAGAGATTTCTTTAATGAAAACCTGGTTCAGAGCGCTCAGAACCTCAGACTGGACTGAATGTtcaccttccaacatgacaatcacCCTACGCACACAGCCAAGACTATGCAGCAGTGGCTTAGTATCGACTCTGAATGTCCTCGAGTGACCCAGCCAGAGCTGGGACTTGGAACCAATCAGACATCTTTGGAGAAACCTATAAATGTCTGTCCACCGATGGTCCCCAACCAAGCTGACAGAGCTTGAGATGATCTAAAGAGAAGaatggcacaaaaaaaaagaaaaaccataGGGGGATTTCAAGCAGTTTAACCTAACAATGCACCATAAcaatatgtgaaataaaatgaaggggtatgaagACTTTTTACAGGCACTGTGAATTCACTTACATTAACCTTAAACAAGAAATTCAACAAATTgaattttttataaacaaaaggtctatatatatatatatatatatatatatatatatatatatatatatatatatatatatatatatatatatatatatataattgattgaTATCTAGTTGTCTTCTCTCAAAATGATTAAGGAGAAAACTCAGACACATCATGAGGTACGTGATTAAGGCTAACTTTAATCTGCGTCTCATGATTTTAAGCATCACTATAGATTTCAGGATGTCATGATTATAGCAAAGAGGAGTAAAGCTGCAGAAAAATATCTCAGTGTTAAATCATTTACCACTCGTATGTGAAAAAATGGCTGAAAGTGTGAAGTGTGTTTGTGGCTAAACGTGCCATTcacaatatagaaaatatttgcaTGGCATGTTCACTTCATGCAAAGACAAGAGGTTGCAATTCACAGAGAATGTTTTCCTTATAAACTCTTGGAAAATAAACTCGTTAGGCAACTTTTCACTCCATATCCAGCTTTCTGTCATTTGAtctaaaatgatttattgtgtttaaatagCATTTGTGGTGGCTGGTATTCACAAGTAGTAGCATGCAAtgtacacacacactttattcttattttttattgtacaaaaTTGGGTACACAACATTATTACATAGGCTACTCTGTTCTGTTTTATATTCTACTCTTCATTTTCttaaaatactgatattaaaTTAGTGatgatgtttgatattttttcttgtctttttttttacacgCCACACTGTCTCATGTTTCATCTTAACGTTTACATGCACACCAAGAAACCCTAGCAGGAATGCTGTTTCCTAACTTTAGTTTCTTCAAACACGTGCGCAGCTTGTAAAGCGCTTGTTGGCTTTAATCGCGTAATAAAAACGGCGTTCGCGTTGATAAGATGTGTCAGCTCTATTTTCCTCAGAAACCTTGGAATAAAACGCAGGACttcgaaaaacaaacaaacaatcagcaAACACAAATGATGATTGTGTATAAGCAAGCATTTTCTGCGCCTCCATTAAACGTAGgctattaaatgaaaaaagtagAGGCAAGTAGTCTGGCTGTGTCGTGTGGTAGTCCTACCTAGTTAATTTTTCTCGGACTAAACCTGCCAACCCACGATCAACAGAGCTGCATCAGCAGTGACGCCGCCTTTTTAGATTTCGTCTCTATGTGATGAGACCTCTGAATATTATTCTCAGAAATGTCTCGGTTTATGCTTTCAGACTCTCCTGGCTTTTGACGAATATGGTGTTTCGTGCATTTTTCTGTTTATGTCTGTGGCTTTTGGGAGGTAAGTAATGTTTTAATGGCTTCAGTTATTCCTATAGACTATACAATCAAACTCCGGTATGTTCTAACAGTTTGATGCTTGTTAAACTAAAACGTCATCTTCGTTTAATTTTCGCCTTTAGGGATTGAACACTTAGAcccaggaatgtttttttttaatacatcgaATGTGCAGTTTACAGCACTTTAAAAGATGTAGCCTACAGTTTGCCGAAATATATTAAACTTAATCTACAGCCTATGCCATTTAATCACTTTAGTTTTTAGCCCAAAATTGTCATTTGCTCTCCATCATGTGTTTCCAAATTTATATGACTTGTATGTGGAATAGCCGGCAAAAAAGGGTATTTTGctgtttcctcttttttttaaacactcacAAAAGTGGGAAACACAGTATAGGACAGAAGAGAATAAACCCATATTTGACAACTAGTGAAAAGTGTCATCATTTCTTCACCTGTATGTCTTTCATGTTCTTCATCTGCGGAAcacaaagaagatattctgaagaacagTGAGGTCCAAACAAcaattgactttcactgtattgaCAAAGAAAACACAGAATATcctcttttgtgctccacagatgGAAATCagtcagggtgagtaaatgatggcagaaactTCAGTTTAGGAGAACTGTCCCTATCCCAGCATTTCATTATGATGCTGGTTATTGTAATAACCAGTTGTGTAAAAATGAAGTGTGattcttttgttttatgttttcataCTTGTAAATACTTACGTTAAAGAAATTGTAAtggagttttatttttgttttcaaataaacTCTGTAAGATATTTGAGGTGATAATCTGTGACTGTTTTGCCGACTCTTTTCTTCAGGTGTGTCTGATGTTTATTCAGATGAAAGAGTGatatcagtgatggagggagattctgtcactttAAACACTGATGTTACTGAACTAAAGAAAGATGACCAGATACTGTGGTCATTTAGATTTCACAGTTCAGAGACTCGTATTGCTGAAATCTATAAACAGATCATCTCTATATATGATAATAAAGAGAAtaatgagagattcagagacagactgaagatAGATGAGCAGAcaggatctctgaccatcacaaacatcaacAAATTACACTCTGGACTTTATAAACTACAGATCATCAGTGGAGAGATTAAACTCAAGAGCTTCAGTGTCGCTGTCTATGGTGAGTAAACTGAAGAAATCATATtgaaagagtttttatttttaaatcaaatgcaaAACTGAAAATCTGGAAGCACACTGTTATTGATCTGTGATGATAGACAATCCTTAAAGACATCGTTATCAATAATTGACTGTTCCtgtttttctttcatgtttttttaggtATTCCGCCCGTTCCTGTCATTATCAGAGACTCTTCACAAcatttttcatcatcatcatcatcatcatcatcagtgtccAGATGTGTGCTGCTGTGTTCAGCTGTGAATGTGAGtgctgtgactctctcctggtacaaaggaaacagtttattgtccagcatcagtgtgtctgatctcagcatcagtctctctctacctctggaggtggaatatcaggataacaacacctacagctgtgtgatcaacaatcccatcacaaaccagaccacacatctggacGTCACTCAACATTGTCAGCCAAATTCAGGTATGACAGTATTTGTGACTTTTACACTGGGTGCATTTACTTTGACGAGTTGCTTTCACTTTCACCTAATAACTGCTCGTGTTAAAACTCCCTTAGAGTCTATAATTGGATGTTTGATGCAGTTAATAATGTCATGCTGGTTTATCAGTCGAATGTTTTATTGAGGTAGTTGTATTTACACTGGCTCACACAAATTAAGCATTTTGACTAATCACACcttttcaggtgtgtgtgtgctcttaatATTGGGTTTCCAAGCACATTATAGAAAGGTTATATTCCTAGCTATATAAATGATAGAAATTAAACTTCAAGGACAGAGTGTGTATGAGCATTAGCATCCCAGCTGACACGGAACCTTCACTAATGTTCTGTAAAGGGTAAGATAAAtgttatgatgaaatgttctttaaataacatttttagaacattcaTATAACATTAGTATTATCTGATAAGTGTTCTTATGATGTTGAACTTGAGAGAATATTCTTAGAACAATGTTCTTTGAATGTCTTCATGATGTCTTTACTGAAGATTATGGTTATGGTTTAGTGAACAAATTCTAAGAAATACATTT
It contains:
- the LOC132159617 gene encoding CD48 antigen-like — its product is MRPLNIILRNVSVYAFRLSWLLTNMVFRAFFCLCLWLLGGVSDVYSDERVISVMEGDSVTLNTDVTELKKDDQILWSFRFHSSETRIAEIYKQIISIYDNKENNERFRDRLKIDEQTGSLTITNINKLHSGLYKLQIISGEIKLKSFSVAVYGIPPVPVIIRDSSQHFSSSSSSSSSVSRCVLLCSAVNVSAVTLSWYKGNSLLSSISVSDLSISLSLPLEVEYQDNNTYSCVINNPITNQTTHLDVTQHCQPNSESNQTSLLLVVFLLVLLLLVIPAVVVMMICRRRKYTQAKQEAQSNEEEVDYTEATFIKHGDQDTRANGHDQTVYSEVVLRR